Proteins from one Rosa chinensis cultivar Old Blush chromosome 7, RchiOBHm-V2, whole genome shotgun sequence genomic window:
- the LOC112178675 gene encoding probable xyloglucan endotransglucosylase/hydrolase protein 30 codes for MDGLRYFHDKLPLVSLLVLLPLTTTLSILANAAPFNLTTIPFDEGYNHLFGDGNLVRSPDGKGVRLLLDQYTGSGFISSSLYDHGFFSAKIKLPSDYTAGICVAFYTSNADVFEKSHDELDIEFLGNRERKPWRFQTNLYGNGSTNRGREERYRLWFDPTKDFHRYSILWTPNNIIFYVDEVPIREVVRKEAMGGDYPSKPMSLYATIWDASNWATDGGKAKVNYKFAPFVAEFKDLVLEGCPADPIEQFPFAEFCAEKLAYLTSQDYSTISHARRAAMRRFRQRYMYYSYCYDSLRYPVPMPECEIIPAEKARFKDTGRLKFGGSHKKQPKRRSRNQGAASDNQVDM; via the exons ATGGACGGGCTGCGTTATTTTCACGACAAGTTACCGCTGGTTTCTctccttgttcttcttcctctcacTACTACTCTTTCGATATTAGCCAACGCAGCGCCTTTTAATCTCACCACCATCCCCTTCGACGAGGGCTACAACCATCTCTTCGGCGACGGCAACCTCGTCCGATCCCCGGATGGAAAAGGCGTCCGCCTCCTCCTTGACCAATACACAG GGTCTGGCTTCATTTCCTCCTCTCTTTACGACCATGGCTTCTTCAGCGCCAAGATTAAGCTGCCGTCGGATTACACCGCCGGTATTTGCGTTGCTTTCTAT ACATCAAACGCTGACGTGTTTGAGAAGAGCCACGATGAGTTGGACATAGAATTCTTGGGTAACAGAGAACGAAAGCCATGGAGGTTCCAGACCAACTTGTACGGCAACGGCAGCACCAACCGCGGCCGTGAGGAGCGGTACCGCCTCTGGTTCGACCCAACAAAAGACTTCCACCGTTACAGCATCCTCTGGACCCCTAATAACATCAT ATTTTACGTGGATGAAGTACCAATAAGAGAGGTAGTGCGCAAGGAAGCAATGGGTGGTGACTACCCATCAAAGCCAATGTCCTTGTATGCAACCATATGGGATGCCAGCAACTGGGCCACCGATGGCGGCAAGGCCAAAGTGAACTACAAATTTGCCCCCTTCGTCGCCGAATTCAAAGACCTAGTACTCGAAGGCTGCCCTGCCGACCCTATCGAGCAATTCCCATTCGCAGAGTTCTGCGCCGAGAAACTTGCCTACCTCACCTCTCAGGACTACTCTACCATTTCACATGCGCGGCGGGCGGCCATGCGCCGGTTCCGTCAACGTTACATGTACTACTCATATTGTTATGATTCGTTGAGGTACCCCGTACCAATGCCTGAGTGCGAGATCATTCCTGCAGAGAAGGCGCGGTTCAAGGATACCGGTAGGTTGAAGTTTGGAGGCAGTCACAAAAAGCAGCCTAAGAGGCGGAGCCGGAACCAAGGTGCGGCTTCCGACAACCAGGTAGATATGTGA